The DNA region GGCTGCAGCGCAGTTTCGACTTGtaagatttagaaattgcatttgaggaatatgacttgaatttgtcaggaatggacgagtgggttacgaaagaaataaaagaacaaccgaATGCCGTTTGATCTCATAAACTCTCCATCAGATTATCAGAGCGCCATCGTTAAAGCCCTTGGACCACTTAAAGACGATATTACGTTTGTTTATGTTGATGATGTGTTGTGCCCTGCTCGACCCATTCAAGAATGTCTTAAGAATTTAAGAAAGGACATTGACGcccttaaatatacaaaaatgtaactttttccaaacatttgtgaaatatttaggtgTGATCGAAAAAGGACTGGCTGGATATTTTAGACATCTTGTGAAAAACTTTGCAACTTTAACAGCACCGATATCTGCTCTGTTACGTGAGGAAAAATCTTTTGAATGGAcatgtaaatgtgaaaatgtacgattgacttcttatccgattttcaacatttttgatctgGAATTGTCAACCGAACTACATACAGAAGCAAGTTCGTTAGGATTAGATGTCGTTATTAGCTGTCGAATAGAGGAAAGTTGAAACCAAAGTATCACGGACCCTTTGAGGTAACGCATTGTTTACCTAATGAGAGGTACGCACTCCGAAGGATTGGTACCCGAGGTAGAACTACAACAGCAGCGCATGAACAGTTACGAACCTGGCCAGATACAGAAATTCGATAAGGTATGatggatatagatttatttaataagattgatgtgtgaatgtgtgtaaaggtccctgcttagtaggctacgattaaggtccctgctcggcaggctatttttaaggtccctgcgtcgcaggctatgtttaaggtccctactttgcaggctatgtttaaaggtccctgctcggcaggctatttttaaggtccctgctctgcaGGCTTAGATTGTTGTGTTCTGGGTCTGTGAGACAAGCGGGTAATAGACCTGGTAGTGGTTGAACCGCCTCTGAGCTCCTGGCTAGAATATGGTATCTTTTGATAGCACTTGAGAGTCATGGGTGTAACAGACCTGTTGATGGTTGAGCCGCCTCTGAGCTTCTAGTGATTGTTAACTGTGCCGCATaacagtctattttgttaaatgaaataaggtttagacttagttcttcgaatatattttgagcttgtactgctgttataatgtttacagattaccggTGTCAGGTGAATCTTTGCAAAACTGTGGAAGGGTCGAGGACGCCCCACATGTCAGGAAGgccgtgttagcttacgtcatcaccttcaccgatggaccgatgcgacgtgctcacatctatttagactagttttgttttataagcaaatctgaagtatttgtttacatttaatattcggggcagttcttaagaaagaaccaggcagtcaagctttagatgtcgagggttaaactacgtttgttgtaataaagcgtattattgtgaatttagtgttttaatcaaactaaaaagacagattaacagtcgctaatctatcatttataattattgcaaaCACTGCACCTTTGTTTGCCGTCGGATTTTTTGGAATAAATGGTGCCTTagtcaatattaaaactatatttttatatttatcattctTGCAGTCACCATAGTTTTGTTTTGCCGTCGTTgatgttaaagttttaaattgaaatcagttaatttattttaaacggtgtaagtatgtaattataaatacagtattaataaataatgacgagtgttttaataatattatacaagttTGTAGCTTTATTCCAAACCTTTGGTGAATTACATTGAAAAACTTCTAAAACAACATttcttgtatttaataataatgaaaatctcACATGCTAGATTAGggatgttagcttacgtcatcatcttcaccgatggaccgttGCGACGGGctctatttaaactattttgttttgtaaacataTCTGAAggatttgtttacatttgatAATCGGGAaagtttttaagaaagaactataataaagcgtattattgtgaatttagtgttttaatcaaactaaaaagacaaattaacagtcgctaatctatcagggatatatttttttgaaaaaaaaaaaaaaaaaatgatgaaactgcaaaaaaaaaatcaaacaattaaCTCCTGACTATAATcactaaattgaaataaaattatctttaaaatttaaacactgtttcttatatatttcatattctaCCGTGGACAATAACTAACACTGTAGAATGTAATTTATACACCAAGAtgcaaactaatattttatattgtttcctTAAATCTATAACTTAagctctaattttttttaaaatagtattgtGTTAAGAATTATAAGTTAATGCGGTATTATTCGACATAGTGCTGACGtttgaaatcaaaaataaattctcaaaAAATGTACACTACATTTGTGAAAAGtgcttgtttaaatatatttttataactgatGATATACTATTTCCAATAGTGTATGTAATTAAccctaaataataattaaatttgaaaataatcattGTGCATTGCTTGAATCATTTGACCCAAGAAAAGATGATAATAAGCCAAAAACTGGGTTAAAAAtaacgtttttttttaagttttactaTGGTGTTTCTTGCCTTGTTACTTCCTAACTTAATTAccgatttatttgtaaataattcatgACGAAGTTCACCACCACATGATTCTGGGTAATGgacgtaaacaatttttagaggCGGAACAAGGCCCATTCCTGGAAGAGGGACCAAAGTGGCTACATAATACAAAGTGATAAAGACACATTGCCCTCTAAAGGTTCTGAACCAAAATAAACCATATTGCTTCGTAACGAAGCTATCGGCCAAATCTttccataatatatatttactctaattaaagaaaaatctgaaaacatttttaacaataccCAAGTCCTGAATTTTGTGTATCGAAATGATAGTTTAATTCTTCGGACAGGTGAATTTTTGCCAGAAATAGTTACAGTGCCAACataccaaataaatttaaaaactgtccAGTTGCTTCTGTGCCTGCCGTTATCAGATGCAACACCATGACCAGATGGCGACGGATCCAGGTCAAATTGGGTGCTGAATTCTTATAAAAGTCTCCTAGAAGGGTGGCCACATGATGTTTAGggcacttaaatttaatttgactcTTTGGAAGAAGAAGAATCGTACTTgatgttaaaatatctaacactacagtattttttataagttaatggcagtttttaactatattttaagtattttttatactcaTTTACTTGTATTACGcttcattcattttatattgcgTGTAATTGGGTCTCCAAGTATGGTTTCATGGGCTTCGATATTTTCCAAAGTGTCAAgtgcttttaaaatatgtgacaGACAGGCATATAACAGAAAATTGTAACAGACTCCATGCGACGTGCCGTGTTGTCAAATAGCGATAACCGCCTAAAGATAAGACTACTTACTGTTCACAATTGTAACAAACTAAGCCCACTTGCTTATTAAGCGTAATAAACTGAAGCCCAGAccaacaaaacgaaattaaatgGCAAATAATCCGCAAATATTTTgagttatatattattaaaactgtgatatttcattactatttattgAAGCCTAAGAATTAGTAGAttcatatgaattttatacattaaaatcgaACTGAACTTTGAACTTTGCTATCTCTGCATAAACTGCTCTGAAAGCAAGCTGCAAAGGTAGAATTTGATACTGCGAATTCGATTTCGTTTGACGATGTCCGTTTATGTATTATGAGGCATTGCAGTTTTATCCCATTTTAAGCGACTTTTGTCACCAAAGTTCCTTTAGTAAATCGTAAAGGCAGGTCGTGGAAAGTTTTGTCCACAGACGTTTTTTCAATCGAGTAAGAAaagtaatatttcttttttagagaaaagttaattttaaatttgaaaaaacccCGATTTTTGcggtttattcaattttttatgaatttttgaatattttaaatttgaacaatactttctttaaatttttatgaatttttgtataCTATTTATGcctatttttttagaaagcacatcaaaaatataatattttcaaaaagaaaaaaaaaaatagaaacttaacctaacctaatttttttcagaaagtttatcacaaatagaatattttcaaaaaaaaaaaaaaaatttaacgtaatttttaataaactttctgaaaaaaataggttagtttagtttacgttaagtttatatttttgttattaatattaaatatattttttattaaaatttcaagaaaaaacctcaaaaatcagtattgttcaaatttaaaattatttttttttaaagaaattttgattttttcaattgaccAAGACTGACCAAGTTGAAAAATGTGctatttaaatgaacttttttaaaaaaaatagacataTAGTATAGAAAATTTGCTTCATACAAATTTCAAGCAAAagccgaaaaaaaaaacattttttcaaatttaaaattaatttttctctaagaaatcttaattttCTTCCTTACTAGATGAGTcgctattttaaacaattacctAATTTTGTTATGATTGTTTTCAAcagtgtaattaaatttccaaataagCATACTGCGCAGTGTTTgtcttcttgtttctctcgAAACCAGTTGCACTGTGTAAATTCACTTAACGAACGAATGGTCGACGATTCATTCAAATCAAAACACAGACATAATTTGGTTGCTGCAAATTTCTATGAAGAAATGACGtcccataaataaaaatgctctctacaaatttcatgaaatttCGCTGAAAATGTATGTTTTCCATGCCAACTCGCATCAATAGGTCTACAAAATAGACGAACAGGTTTAACTTTGTCGCATATCAAACTGAGTCGTACGACTGATTCTTACGCACGTTAAACTTTATTCACGATTCAACCGCCCCGTACGATTGACCGGAGTACAACACTACACACGTTGCATTTAACATTCAAAGGGTTGAACCAACCAAGATCCTACGACTTGTATTTAACAAACTGTATCGCCAGTGGCCCGTTTTATGAGGTGGAGATCCGGAACAATAAATCCCAACAATGATGTcgataagttaattaattgtcaaaCTATCAATACTTCATAAatcaaattccataaaatCATTAGTTGtcaattaaactgaaaatatgaTTAACAAAGGCCACCTAATCGCTATAATGGCAGATGAAGACACATGTGTCGGATTTTTACTAGGCGGAATCGGGGAGATAAACGACAGAAGGGAAGTCAATTATTTTGTCGTTGAAAAGAGCACAATAGACACGGACATTGAGGACAGCTTCAAACGTTTCATTAAACGGAAAGACATAGACCTGCTCCTGATAACGTACGAAGTTGCGGACAGAATTAAGGACTTAGTAAGGATACATCATAATTTGATTGTGCCAGCAATACTGGAGATACCGTCGAAAGTGAGACCTTACGATCCGGAAACCGATCCAATTCATCAGGCGGCACTGCAACACGGTGCTTTGAAGGAAGAAGGAAAGTAATTGGCAAGAATATTTTCCTgggcaattttattttaaataaataaagttggtTACTTAGAGTAATTAATTCGTttacatcaaaattatatcaCACTTTATAAAACAGCAaacattattcttatttttatattatactttttgtagtattttgacatcataattaatgttttttttatatattttaaactcatTGTTAATGgattataaaagtatatatgtataaaagtataaatttgtgtttatattttattttgaataattttcaaataccaATTCTTAACaggtatttgaaaatttaatataatagcctatttatgtaatttatagattatatttatgtttactgAAGGTATGAATTGCTGCAATAAATACTACAATTTTAAGTGTTTTGATTTGGAATAACCGCAATATTTAGCCAAAACCATGATAAAGAAATGGtacaaaaactatataatcggttgttaatatgtataaaagaCTTCAAGGTTGTTTAATATGCATACAGTACATGAATCGAAATaggaaaaatatgtaaattaatcgaaaccataccattaaaattaagtatactaataaattatcttctaGGCGgtattatttgaaagaaaatgtttaaacaataattaattaattaattaacttttatattctaattttatatttagaaacgTATTGTAGGATTCTAAAAATggtataagataaaaatatatttaaatagattttctttattgcaaataatcagcactctatttaaaaatgtatcactattctaaaatatccAGAATATTATGAACttgattaatttagaaaataaacatttgaattaataataattattaccggcttttatattctaattttatattttgatacatatttcaggactttaaaaatggtaacagacaaaaagaattttctttattgtaaataatcagcagtctttttattaaaaaaatatatgactattctaaaatattcacaatattatgaacttgattaatttaacaaataaattttttattgaagtaaAAACGAATTTTGTGGTATTTAAAAACACAGAAACCTCAgtaattagaattatattgGTTGGCGAaagcaacatttttatttaataactcgaCTTCAGGCACTGCatttaagtgataatttaGAACTGTTATTGTGTTCTCCTGAAAAAATCTTTGAGAGGAGTATGAAagataacagaaaaaattaacatcaaaTCTTTGTTTATATTAGTCTCTTAACTGCTGACGTAacataagtataaaatataaaatatagatcaAAGAAAATACATTCTTTTGAAGCCGAGCTTATCGACTTCTGTCCGGTTAAATTGAAGTTATACGATTTTGtctttttcagtaaaaaatatagtaaatgttCTCTTTTGAATCcaattttaattggtaaatcggaaagaaaaaattgatttttgtgaTAAATCAGTGGTACCTGCCCCCCTAGTTGTCTcagtattagaaatttaaaaatattttccacttTTTTTGAGgtccatttttattgataataatttttttctttcgatTAGTACTTTCTAAGATGAAGTCGACCACATACTTATGGGTTTAGTATATGTATTAAGTTTGTACTTAATAATGTCGATTattgagaaaaataaacaaaaactcattatttattgtctgtatttagaaattaataaaaatttatcaaatgattttgaatatatattatacgaaattttatcaagaagaattttattaacgaTTCGACTGAGAGTGTCAAAGGTATTCATACTTATTTTGTACTTTACTTGATACCTCTTgacaaactaaatattttcctgGTTAGTCATGGTTCGCGTTATCGAAgtttttctgtatattttatttcatttttatgctTAACTTTGTATATGTTTTGTAGCAATTTGATTTACCTTTTTCCTGAACAAAccataatcatttttttggaGGAAATCTTAAGGGCAATACAAAATTCTTGACAGATTGATGTTAAACATCAACTGATAAATGTCGAGGCATTAGTATTGGAACAATTATCACAGTAAACTCTGACACCTTtagataaatatgttaataatttaattagaaccgGTTAATGAGACGATTAAACTGTGTCAGTATTAAACGTCGTTCCCTAACAATACTTAATGGAAACattgaaaacaacaaataGAGTGAAATAATGTAGTTAAAAAAGTTTCTTAAATAACGAAAGTACTACAATGGAAATTACCACACTTTTAAACAGATAATTATTCAATGCCGGCACTTTTAATTTGCATTACGAACTATTTACCAACAGATACCATGTCAATTAGTGCAGAcgcattatatttataaataacaactaaCACATTGTAATTACTGCGAACAGTCAGTTGATGTGGATGTATTGTTTTTCCAAAcggacattaatttttatcgcaTATTGTTGCTGCAACAGATCACTTGTTCAATATTCACACCCATTTTACTGTTTGAATAAACAGCAGATAAGATAAGAATGTCAGATACAACGTTTCTGTGAACGGAATATACCTGGAAAGTGACAGTGAAAAcgaaaaatcatcatcatCCACTGGTTCGTTCGGTGTAATGTCCTAAAACTGCGAATATTCAGTTTACATATTCAGGTGACATGTTGTGAAGTTCAACAATGGATTTGCCGCGAACATCGAATAGCAGGCGGTTAGACGTTAATGATGAACTTGTTATCGACGGTGTACTATCAACACAACCTGAATTGGGGCCAAGCATACCCGATGGAGGATATGGAtggattatatttattgccaCACTATTCTTCAATGTAGGTGTACAGATCAACAACAACTAAAGCAAATTTCAAAACATATacgtgtaattttaaaattattatcaagtaTAAACTATGCATGTCATTATCGTTTTTGCATATATTTGAACAATTCTtcatttctataattatacatataaactacttagaaaataattaattgttaattaagtttttccgAAAAAAAGTTCAGTAATAAcaaaacgttttatttaaaaatgattaaaacgaAAATAGGGAAAACTTTTAGATGTGAGTAACGTTTAATTATGACATGTTTTAATGTTACCTACATTGTTCCAGATTATGATCCACAGTTTGCCCGTAAGCTTTGGAGTGTATTTGTGCTatgcaaaaatttatttaactgtagATGATAAACGACCCTATTTATGGGACGATACGTTCGTATACGTACCGTTGTTTTTCGCGTTCAGTTGGACTTTAATTGGTAAGTTCCTTGAATTCATATCATTTATGTTCGatatacaatttatgtaaaaataaatttgattgtcGTTGGATcgtatataattatcattaataattattgtgttatttttgCTTTGATAATTGTATGAAGACAGGCCATATTCCGTCAACATTCGTCTGAAAAtcctttaaaaatagaaaggaatacataaattaaacataaaagtaaGAGGATAAAATTATCCGTATCCTTAGGATATACACTGGACTCTACTTATAATGAACTAGCTTATAATATAAACTCggttattgtatattaatacaattttaaagacTCTGCCTTAAACATACAGGGTTTCCTAGTATCAccgttgttttttttaataatttcaatggacCGACCataaaataatggataaaaaaacatttatcactccaatatttattttacagattttgttCTTCAAATAAGTTGTCGTCTTAGGAGAAAATAATCTGaacaactaaattaattgcattttttaaaaaccatttgtgacatttattgttatttttttaattatccttttatcaattaaatacacgttttcaaaattaattttatttgatatattttggcTGGGttcagaatttatattttatatttattaataatctgtTTCCAAGTTTGTACTTTATGATGTAAATAATTGAGAGAGATCAAcaaaaatgttcattaaaaaatttctttcgaATTACTTCAtatctttgtttaaaaataaattaaagaacgaGAGATTGTAtgattgtaatttgtaatgaagaaaatttaagtgctatttaaattattgtttcattGTTGTTTTTGTATCTACCATAATTGTAGCaacttattgaaattttttatatattgagcTGTTCCACTTGAATTTGATGCCAGGACCTAAAGTTTATTCTGTTACAGTTATTGGTCTCTTCTATTAttcaatgaacaaaattatagcaactttttactttttggTATCATTGCTATCAATggatttaaatcgattatttactcctactatttagtttaaacttaaggaaaaattattgttcagCGTTACAAAAGACcaagagaaacaagaagagaagACTTTAAgactaaataagtcaatcatttcccgtattattaaaaaatttagagaatctGGCCAAGTGGTTGTACAAAAAAATTCGTTTGAGtttgaaaaactttaataaaaattgataaataattcgaatatcaataaacaatccaatcttatcgtcaactgaaatcAGTCTGGAAGAAATGGGtgttattgaaattagttttgcCTCAGATCCAAGTCCAATTTTGACATGCTGAGGATCACGTTCATTGGACCACAGAACAATGGAGACgagtaattttttgtaacgagtctaactttaatttatataaagataTAATTAGACAAATACCGACAATGAAACTGGTGGCAACTTAATTATGcaggaatatattaaacaacaatctgCTCCcatttattgaagaaatgatgctcttaataaatgtgatcAATATAAAAACGATTCCAAGTACGAATCCAAAATAGTGAGGGATTGGTTAAAAGTCCAaagcatcgatgttttgtcttgcGCATCCATTGGGATGTATATTGATACCGACATAAACCCTATATAAAACTTGTCGATCacgtttattaacaaattcgacattaaaatttggcaaatttaaatgaattcttCTCAGCAATTCAAGAAGTTTGAAGGAATATAGACTTATATAAACGGACGAGATgcaccaaaattataaaaaagggatattatacaaagtatcaatgataaattaaataacacagacttacttatcaaaaaaaaaaacctttcaaaattaaagtagcTTATGCCtagcttaatttaaaaaaatatatgtaatattttatagaataagaatatagtggtttttataatagtgcataaaacaatagtaaattaacaatattttaacagttcacgttaaataaaagaatgatCGCTAAaacatttatcattttcagATGTTGCTACGCTAATGACCACTATTGTATATCCAAATCTGATAATTATATcacattattattcaattagacTATTTtagaacataattaaaaaatgtaaataggaaataacaattttatcaatttcccACCGCAATATTTT from Aethina tumida isolate Nest 87 chromosome 1, icAetTumi1.1, whole genome shotgun sequence includes:
- the LOC109598503 gene encoding V-type proton ATPase subunit F-like — encoded protein: MINKGHLIAIMADEDTCVGFLLGGIGEINDRREVNYFVVEKSTIDTDIEDSFKRFIKRKDIDLLLITYEVADRIKDLVRIHHNLIVPAILEIPSKVRPYDPETDPIHQAALQHGALKEEGK